One window of Medicago truncatula cultivar Jemalong A17 chromosome 2, MtrunA17r5.0-ANR, whole genome shotgun sequence genomic DNA carries:
- the LOC11437760 gene encoding golgin candidate 5 isoform X2 → MAWFIAKNAPGDFLNYAGAVNKLMESEKNIEKNFDTALSFEEKGEFSHEDSFYLRSVNMLQESGKNIEKHFDNALGFEEKRESGNEGNLYLRSVNMLPDSVMNIEKNFDTALEFEEKGESNNEDSILELERVKREIKMMEAALLGAARQAQAKADEIEKLMNENEEFKHLIEDLMRKSNEAEVESLRQKVSTLERKVDALTKERDTLRREQSKKSDSDALLKEKDEIINQVMDEDKLAVRIEDEVMGKKGSVGLVEILHPVSME, encoded by the exons ATGGCGTGGTTTATTGCAAAAAATGCACCGGGGGACTTCCTTAATTACGCGGGAGCAGTGAATAAGCTTATGGAgagtgagaaaaatattgaGAAGAATTTTGATACCGCTCTTAGTTTTGAAGAGAAAGGGGAATTCAGTCATGAAGATAGTTTCTATTTGAGATCAGTGAATATGCTTCAGGAGAGTGGGAAGAATATTGAGAAGCATTTTGACAATGCTCTTGGCTTCGAAGAGAAACGGGAATCCGGTAATGAAGGTAATCTCTATTTGAGATCAGTGAATATGCTGCCGGATAGTGTGATGAATATCGAAAAGAATTTCGATACTGCTCTTGAATTTGAAGAGAAAGGGGAATCCAACAATGAAG ATTCCATACTTGAGCTGGAGAGGGTGAAGAGGGAGATTAAAATGATGGAGGCAGCACTACTAGGTGCTGCAAGACAAGCTCAG GCTAAAGCTGATGAGATAGAAAAATTGATGAATGAGAATGAAGAATTCAAACATTTAATTGAAGATTTaatg AGAAAGTCTAATGAAGCTGAAGTTGAATCTTTGCGACAGAAGGTTTCAACTCTTGAAAGAAAG GTTGATGCTCTCACCAAGGAAAGGGATACGCTTCGCCGAGAGCAGAGTAAAAAAAGTGATTCAGATGCTCTATTGAAGGAAAAGGATGAAATAATTAATCAAGTTATGGATGAAG ACAAGCTGGCAGTGAGAATCGAAGACGAAGTGATGGGCAAGAAAGGTTCAGTCGGATTGGTGGAGATTTTGCATCCGGTGTCGATGGAATGA
- the LOC11437760 gene encoding golgin candidate 5 isoform X1: MAWFIAKNAPGDFLNYAGAVNKLMESEKNIEKNFDTALSFEEKGEFSHEDSFYLRSVNMLQESGKNIEKHFDNALGFEEKRESGNEGNLYLRSVNMLPDSVMNIEKNFDTALEFEEKGESNNEDRNFESLVLMSEVESNLVSHDNGSTVKENERGHPANNDIKEQHLSSIKNMYDSDSILELERVKREIKMMEAALLGAARQAQAKADEIEKLMNENEEFKHLIEDLMRKSNEAEVESLRQKVSTLERKVDALTKERDTLRREQSKKSDSDALLKEKDEIINQVMDEDKLAVRIEDEVMGKKGSVGLVEILHPVSME; encoded by the exons ATGGCGTGGTTTATTGCAAAAAATGCACCGGGGGACTTCCTTAATTACGCGGGAGCAGTGAATAAGCTTATGGAgagtgagaaaaatattgaGAAGAATTTTGATACCGCTCTTAGTTTTGAAGAGAAAGGGGAATTCAGTCATGAAGATAGTTTCTATTTGAGATCAGTGAATATGCTTCAGGAGAGTGGGAAGAATATTGAGAAGCATTTTGACAATGCTCTTGGCTTCGAAGAGAAACGGGAATCCGGTAATGAAGGTAATCTCTATTTGAGATCAGTGAATATGCTGCCGGATAGTGTGATGAATATCGAAAAGAATTTCGATACTGCTCTTGAATTTGAAGAGAAAGGGGAATCCAACAATGAAG ATAGGAATTTTGAATCGTTGGTTTTGATGTCTGAGGTGGAATCTAATTTGGTTTCACATGACAATGGATCAACtgttaaagaaaatgaaaggggCCATCCGGCCAATAATGACATAAAAGAGCAGCATTTGAGTtctataaaaaatatgtatgacTCAGATTCCATACTTGAGCTGGAGAGGGTGAAGAGGGAGATTAAAATGATGGAGGCAGCACTACTAGGTGCTGCAAGACAAGCTCAG GCTAAAGCTGATGAGATAGAAAAATTGATGAATGAGAATGAAGAATTCAAACATTTAATTGAAGATTTaatg AGAAAGTCTAATGAAGCTGAAGTTGAATCTTTGCGACAGAAGGTTTCAACTCTTGAAAGAAAG GTTGATGCTCTCACCAAGGAAAGGGATACGCTTCGCCGAGAGCAGAGTAAAAAAAGTGATTCAGATGCTCTATTGAAGGAAAAGGATGAAATAATTAATCAAGTTATGGATGAAG ACAAGCTGGCAGTGAGAATCGAAGACGAAGTGATGGGCAAGAAAGGTTCAGTCGGATTGGTGGAGATTTTGCATCCGGTGTCGATGGAATGA